In Brevibacterium zhoupengii, the following are encoded in one genomic region:
- a CDS encoding ATP-binding cassette domain-containing protein, giving the protein MNSQPTDPASANSRAPETGAEPVLELRGINKRFGAVQALTDINLTIGRGEVVGLVGDNGAGKSTLVKVIAGVHGADEGEIILGGRSQKFAAPKDAQKAGVATVFQDLSLCENLDVVANLFLGHEKTRGGVLDEVTMEAKSWELLRSLSAKIPSVRVPIAALSGGQRQTVAIARSLLGEPSIVMLDEPTAALGVAQTAEVLNLIERLRERDLGVLLVSHNMADVQAVCDRVHVLRLGKDAGDFPGDERTDVLVAAITGANDNVVTQRATRRGERR; this is encoded by the coding sequence ATGAATTCTCAACCCACTGATCCGGCATCCGCGAACTCGCGGGCGCCGGAGACCGGAGCCGAACCAGTACTCGAACTGCGCGGAATCAACAAACGATTCGGTGCGGTCCAGGCACTGACCGATATCAACCTGACCATCGGCCGCGGCGAAGTCGTCGGACTCGTCGGCGACAACGGCGCGGGCAAATCCACCTTGGTCAAGGTCATCGCCGGAGTCCACGGAGCCGACGAAGGTGAGATCATCCTGGGCGGGCGGTCCCAGAAATTCGCAGCGCCGAAGGACGCACAGAAGGCGGGAGTCGCCACAGTCTTCCAGGACCTCTCACTGTGTGAGAACCTCGACGTCGTGGCCAACCTGTTCCTCGGCCACGAGAAGACCCGCGGCGGTGTTCTCGACGAAGTCACCATGGAGGCGAAGTCGTGGGAGCTGCTGCGAAGCCTCTCAGCCAAGATTCCCAGCGTAAGGGTCCCTATCGCGGCTCTGTCCGGCGGTCAACGTCAGACGGTCGCGATTGCCAGGTCCCTCCTCGGCGAACCATCGATCGTGATGTTGGACGAGCCGACGGCGGCACTCGGCGTGGCACAGACCGCGGAGGTCCTCAACCTCATCGAGCGTCTGCGCGAACGAGACCTCGGAGTGCTCCTGGTCAGCCACAACATGGCCGATGTCCAGGCCGTGTGTGACCGTGTCCACGTTCTGCGCTTGGGTAAGGATGCCGGTGACTTCCCCGGTGACGAGCGTACGGATGTGCTGGTCGCCGCGATCACGGGAGCCAACGACAATGTCGTGACTCAGCGAGCGACCCGGAGGGGTGAGCGCCGATGA
- a CDS encoding lysine N(6)-hydroxylase/L-ornithine N(5)-oxygenase family protein, which produces MSTPETHIHDIVGIGIGPFGLGLAALSDPLPDVDAVFLDQREEFRWHPGMMIEGATVQVPFLADLVTMADPTSRFSFLQFLKDRGRLYPFYIRESFYPLRAEFDEYCRWVAAQLDTLRWNRTVTSVTRDNDIYTVTAEVADQTGQTLSTESYRARHLVLGVGTSPVLPPALQGLGAEGVGVEGGRAARGVGAEDAGPVIHTSQYLDHREALLESGSITIVGSGQSAAEIYRDLIDEAEARKVRLDWVTRSPRFFPMEYTKLTLEMTSPEYTDYFRALPDDLREQLGREQRTLYKGISAELVDDIHDTLYRLSRGGRKLRTHLLAESELISAERDVSSGDYALRFRNTALDNCFDRRSGSVVSATGYKSQVPDFLAPLGDEVRLDAKGRLDVSRHYTVNDTGTIHVLNGEEHTHGVTAPDLGFGPWRASVVLSHVTGREPYPIEKTIAFQTFGIPEGAADDGGVLDEGALDRVTADTATPDSADPDAAPLNSQDDFDSHFADSDSYSISYSDSDSQPADDREMTHV; this is translated from the coding sequence ATGAGCACACCCGAGACACACATCCACGACATCGTCGGCATCGGCATCGGACCCTTCGGGCTGGGGCTGGCGGCCCTGTCCGACCCGCTGCCCGACGTCGACGCGGTCTTCCTCGACCAGCGCGAAGAGTTCCGCTGGCACCCGGGCATGATGATCGAAGGCGCAACGGTCCAGGTCCCATTCCTCGCCGACCTGGTGACCATGGCCGACCCCACCTCCCGCTTCTCCTTCCTCCAGTTCCTCAAAGACCGCGGCCGGCTCTATCCCTTCTACATCCGCGAATCCTTCTACCCCCTGCGCGCCGAATTCGACGAGTACTGCCGCTGGGTCGCCGCCCAGCTGGACACACTGCGCTGGAACCGCACGGTCACCTCGGTGACCAGGGACAATGACATCTACACCGTGACCGCCGAGGTGGCCGATCAAACCGGTCAGACGCTGAGTACCGAGTCCTACCGAGCCCGCCACCTCGTTCTGGGTGTCGGCACCTCACCGGTGCTGCCTCCCGCCCTGCAGGGTTTGGGGGCCGAGGGTGTCGGTGTTGAGGGTGGCCGGGCTGCGCGGGGCGTCGGTGCCGAGGATGCCGGTCCGGTCATCCACACTTCGCAGTATCTCGACCACCGAGAGGCTCTATTGGAGAGCGGATCGATCACGATCGTCGGCAGCGGACAGTCCGCGGCTGAGATCTACCGTGATCTCATCGACGAAGCCGAAGCTCGCAAGGTGCGACTCGACTGGGTGACGCGCTCGCCGCGCTTCTTCCCGATGGAGTACACGAAGCTGACTTTGGAGATGACATCCCCGGAATACACGGATTATTTCCGTGCTCTGCCCGATGACCTGCGCGAACAGCTGGGCCGTGAGCAGCGAACCCTGTACAAGGGCATCAGTGCCGAGCTCGTCGATGACATCCACGACACCCTCTATCGGCTCAGCCGCGGCGGTCGGAAGCTGCGCACCCACCTGCTGGCCGAATCCGAACTGATCTCCGCCGAACGGGATGTCAGCAGCGGCGACTATGCCCTGCGCTTCCGCAACACGGCACTGGATAACTGCTTCGACCGGCGCAGCGGATCGGTCGTCTCTGCCACCGGGTACAAGTCCCAGGTACCAGACTTCCTCGCTCCGTTGGGAGACGAAGTCCGGCTGGATGCCAAGGGCCGCCTCGACGTCAGCCGCCACTACACGGTCAACGACACAGGCACCATCCACGTCCTCAACGGCGAAGAGCACACCCACGGCGTCACCGCACCCGATCTCGGCTTCGGCCCCTGGCGCGCATCCGTCGTGCTCTCACACGTGACCGGACGCGAACCGTACCCGATCGAGAAGACCATTGCGTTCCAGACCTTCGGGATTCCGGAAGGCGCGGCGGATGATGGCGGGGTACTCGACGAAGGGGCCCTCGACCGGGTGACCGCGGATACGGCAACCCCGGACTCGGCTGATCCGGACGCCGCACCTTTGAACAGTCAGGACGACTTCGATTCGCACTTCGCCGACTCCGATTCCTACTCCATTTCCTATTCTGATTCCGATTCCCAGCCTGCAGACGACAGGGAGATGACACACGTATGA
- a CDS encoding substrate-binding domain-containing protein, with the protein MRHNLQSRKKLAVLGASVAIGALALSGCGSQKGQGNEESGGGSGGDGEVTIALLLPESKTTRYESLDKPNFEKYVAEANPDAKVSYRNANQDATQQQQQFEAAVTEGVDAIVLDPVDASAVSSALSKAQAKKIPVIAYDRFFEGADYYTSFDNKKIGNLQGQAVLDGLKAEDKDPKSGPVWMVNGDPKDPNAADFKAGAEETLKKAGVDITESHDTLDWNPDDARQWVEGQLQSADKEPIAIYSANDGTAGGVLAATKKAKVKPVVTGQDAEVDGLQNILRGDQYATIYKSIPPQAEFAAKAAVSLAGGEEPKAGTTYKDTPTDFVEAKVVTKDTVKDIVGDQIKAEDICTKDVKKLCEDAGVK; encoded by the coding sequence ATGAGGCACAACCTGCAGTCCCGGAAGAAGCTCGCCGTCCTCGGCGCCTCGGTTGCTATCGGCGCTCTTGCGCTCAGCGGCTGTGGGAGTCAGAAAGGCCAAGGCAATGAGGAATCCGGCGGCGGTTCGGGCGGAGACGGTGAAGTCACCATCGCCCTGCTCCTCCCGGAGTCAAAGACCACCCGCTACGAATCTCTGGACAAGCCGAACTTCGAGAAGTACGTCGCCGAAGCCAACCCTGATGCGAAGGTCTCCTACCGCAACGCCAACCAGGACGCGACGCAGCAGCAACAGCAGTTCGAGGCTGCAGTGACCGAAGGCGTTGACGCCATCGTGCTCGACCCGGTCGATGCCTCGGCGGTGTCTTCGGCCCTGTCGAAGGCTCAAGCCAAGAAGATCCCGGTCATCGCCTACGACCGCTTCTTCGAAGGCGCGGACTACTACACCTCGTTCGACAACAAGAAGATCGGCAACCTGCAGGGCCAGGCCGTCCTCGACGGACTCAAAGCCGAGGACAAAGACCCGAAGTCGGGACCGGTGTGGATGGTCAACGGCGATCCGAAGGACCCGAACGCCGCTGACTTCAAGGCCGGCGCCGAGGAGACCCTGAAGAAGGCCGGTGTCGACATCACCGAAAGCCATGACACCCTCGACTGGAACCCGGACGACGCCCGTCAGTGGGTCGAAGGTCAGCTGCAGAGCGCGGACAAAGAGCCGATCGCCATCTACTCAGCCAATGACGGCACCGCCGGTGGTGTCCTCGCGGCCACCAAGAAGGCCAAGGTGAAGCCGGTCGTCACCGGACAGGACGCCGAGGTCGACGGACTGCAGAACATTCTCAGGGGTGACCAGTACGCCACGATCTACAAGTCGATCCCACCGCAGGCGGAGTTCGCTGCGAAGGCAGCTGTGTCCCTGGCCGGAGGTGAGGAGCCGAAGGCTGGAACAACCTACAAGGACACTCCAACAGACTTCGTCGAGGCAAAGGTCGTCACCAAGGACACCGTGAAGGACATCGTCGGTGACCAGATCAAGGCGGAAGACATCTGCACCAAAGACGTGAAGAAGCTCTGCGAAGACGCCGGCGTCAAGTAG
- a CDS encoding sugar ABC transporter permease yields MTRNSFITDERISSEGFFATFVRRVKEGQLGSFPVILALIVIVIVFQSANSKFISPANLVNLSTQVAFLAILALGINLILLLGEIDLSLAQLGGLSASLLGVLVVRQGVPPLIALVIMLVLGLVVGAIQGWFFAVVGIPAFVVTLAGLLAFTGLTLTTLGVQKNLSMADTFAFDFASFYFPAIWAYVFGAVAVIGFGAGIIYSKLRRHNEGLDSPSWTSVIVRIVILTVVVFGFLILVNQDFGLAMPFFLMIVIAIVIDLVLRKTKYGRSIYAVGGKVEAARRAGIRVTWVRVSVFMAAGVLAALFGFIKTGVTTNAGSTLVSTQDLLNAIAAAVIGGTSLFGGRGTAWAAVLGALVVGAINNGLYLIGFNSDAQQIITALVLLTAVVIDALSRRGQRYVGRG; encoded by the coding sequence ATGACCCGCAACTCGTTCATCACCGACGAACGCATTTCGAGCGAGGGGTTCTTCGCGACATTTGTGCGTCGAGTCAAGGAGGGCCAGCTCGGCTCCTTCCCCGTGATTCTGGCGCTCATCGTCATCGTCATCGTCTTCCAATCGGCGAACAGCAAGTTCATCTCACCGGCCAACCTGGTCAACCTGTCCACGCAGGTCGCGTTCCTGGCGATCCTGGCGTTGGGCATCAACCTCATCCTGCTCCTCGGCGAGATCGACCTGTCGCTGGCGCAGCTGGGTGGACTCTCCGCCTCGCTGCTGGGCGTGCTGGTCGTCAGGCAAGGGGTTCCGCCCTTGATCGCACTGGTCATCATGCTGGTGTTGGGCCTCGTCGTCGGAGCGATCCAGGGCTGGTTCTTCGCGGTGGTCGGAATCCCGGCCTTCGTGGTCACTCTGGCAGGACTACTTGCGTTCACCGGGCTGACCTTGACAACTCTGGGTGTGCAGAAGAACCTGTCGATGGCCGACACCTTCGCCTTCGACTTTGCGAGCTTCTACTTCCCGGCGATCTGGGCCTACGTATTCGGGGCAGTCGCCGTCATCGGCTTCGGCGCCGGGATCATCTACTCGAAGCTGCGCCGTCACAACGAGGGACTCGACAGCCCGAGCTGGACCTCGGTGATCGTGCGCATCGTCATCCTCACCGTCGTCGTCTTCGGCTTCCTCATTCTGGTCAACCAGGACTTCGGTCTGGCGATGCCGTTCTTCCTCATGATCGTCATCGCAATCGTCATCGATCTGGTGCTGCGCAAGACCAAGTACGGTCGCTCGATCTACGCGGTCGGCGGCAAGGTCGAAGCCGCCAGGCGTGCCGGCATCCGCGTGACATGGGTGCGCGTCAGCGTGTTCATGGCCGCCGGTGTGCTGGCCGCATTGTTCGGCTTCATCAAGACCGGTGTGACGACCAACGCGGGATCGACGCTGGTGAGCACGCAGGACCTGCTCAATGCGATCGCCGCAGCGGTCATCGGCGGCACTTCGCTCTTCGGCGGTCGCGGCACGGCCTGGGCTGCGGTGCTCGGTGCGCTGGTCGTCGGGGCGATCAACAACGGTCTCTACCTCATCGGCTTCAACTCTGATGCGCAGCAGATCATCACCGCGCTCGTCCTGCTCACAGCTGTCGTCATCGACGCCCTGAGCCGTCGCGGACAGCGCTACGTCGGGCGGGGCTAG
- a CDS encoding LacI family DNA-binding transcriptional regulator, translating into MAKQNDRPTLATVASRAGVSIKTASRVLNGEKHVAARTAEKVEDAAAELGFRLNSTARRLRAGGRSPYIGVVMSDGDDPFQARLFTLLEAELSRIGLRPVVTVTADDPDRERGFLDECLANDMTGICVIRSHPDAARFYADAASADVQIVSFDPSTAGPGVDLIAGDEELAGRLAATQLLKHGHISLGVIGDHSTSPITTARLAGIQSAFAGRSDIGWRAYMREDAHDLASAKNVVAAWLGSRSAPSGLITLSATLTQGAIDACRRLDEWPALVGIDDFPAAELLDVTVIDRDVRSMAAEAVRRLQDPPGSGAGGNPRRGSTQFPVHVIARGSGEESPDK; encoded by the coding sequence ATGGCGAAGCAGAACGATCGGCCTACCCTGGCCACGGTCGCTTCGCGCGCGGGAGTCAGCATCAAGACCGCATCCCGGGTGCTCAACGGCGAAAAACATGTGGCCGCGAGGACCGCCGAGAAGGTCGAAGACGCCGCCGCCGAGCTCGGATTTCGCCTCAATTCCACGGCCAGGCGCCTGCGCGCCGGGGGCAGATCACCCTACATCGGCGTGGTCATGAGCGACGGGGACGACCCGTTCCAGGCTCGCCTCTTCACATTGTTGGAAGCCGAGCTGAGCAGGATCGGACTGCGCCCGGTCGTGACGGTCACCGCCGACGATCCCGACCGTGAACGCGGCTTCCTCGACGAATGCCTGGCCAATGACATGACCGGAATCTGCGTCATCCGATCCCATCCGGACGCCGCTCGGTTCTACGCTGATGCGGCAAGCGCTGACGTGCAGATCGTGTCCTTCGATCCGTCGACAGCGGGTCCCGGGGTCGACCTCATCGCCGGTGATGAGGAGCTTGCCGGGCGACTGGCCGCGACTCAACTCCTCAAGCACGGACACATCAGCCTCGGCGTCATCGGCGATCATTCGACCAGCCCCATCACCACCGCCAGACTCGCCGGAATCCAATCGGCCTTCGCCGGCCGCTCGGACATCGGATGGCGGGCCTACATGCGCGAAGACGCCCACGATCTGGCCAGCGCGAAGAACGTCGTCGCGGCCTGGCTGGGGTCGCGCAGCGCACCGAGCGGGCTCATCACCTTGTCCGCGACCCTGACGCAGGGGGCCATCGACGCCTGCCGCCGGCTCGACGAGTGGCCGGCGCTGGTGGGCATCGACGATTTCCCCGCCGCGGAGCTCTTGGACGTGACCGTCATCGACCGTGATGTGCGATCCATGGCCGCCGAGGCGGTCCGGCGTCTGCAGGATCCGCCCGGTTCCGGGGCGGGCGGGAATCCCCGCCGCGGTTCTACTCAGTTTCCTGTCCATGTGATCGCCCGTGGCAGTGGTGAGGAGTCGCCGGACAAGTGA
- a CDS encoding GNAT family N-acetyltransferase: MTTELMTDAAITAESATTAAPAAANRTVDIRALDPDRDAKNIHVWLTHPRAQYWQMTALDESGVRDYLGGVQNSADDNGWVGSVDGIDCFYVETYLPSTLIPHDVVPTGPEDIGMHLLVAPPDGDGVRGLTNRIMAEVIDFCIRPIEQGGRGGRRVIVEPDVRNTAILEKNRAAGFRPVSEATIMMGEERKRALISICTHEDFESSELVALLGREDVEAGVPAPGGVPIAADDRPSSDLAVPETYSHLNPDTFGVAQRHLVAKALSEFAHERLIAPVRATGPDAGADDWELKVADDSSPDTDTAADAVTYTFTARVLPLEHWVIDEASITRRRGDTQLGLDAQELVVELQEALGIPENLMSTYLEELASTLASSAFKLAEAIKGHRPDSTDLLTSDFQTTEAAMTEGHPGFIANNGRIGFSLSDYRKWAPENGQSTRIEWVAASREHSHLSVGVGLDEAAHCEWALSAEERELFDSRIRSAGRNPDDFHLLPVHPWQADHRLAITFAADIARGDLLPLGAGLEEHQPQQSLRTFFNHSRVDAPYVKVALAVQNMGFLRGLSPKYMRDTPAINDWIAELVGTDPAFGDAGFRVLRERTALGYTGDVYHRTQETNPHRKMLAALWRENPLSVIEPGQKVVTMAALLHRDHRGVAFVSELIRASGLSPEDWVRSYLRAYLHPLVHALLAHDLVFMPHGENLILILEDHVVTGAFMKDIGEEVAVLGHRELPDDVERIRALVPGEEKALSVFTDMFDGVLRHLGGILDSDGVLGAQKFWALVAEVLDRYETEHPELARGLAGDVDLRAERFAHSCLNRLQLRNTVQMVDIGNQAESLLYAGTMRNPVAR; this comes from the coding sequence ATGACCACCGAACTCATGACAGACGCAGCCATAACCGCAGAATCAGCCACCACCGCAGCACCAGCAGCAGCAAATCGCACCGTCGACATCCGAGCGCTGGACCCCGACCGCGATGCCAAGAACATCCACGTGTGGCTGACCCACCCGCGCGCCCAATACTGGCAGATGACCGCACTCGACGAGTCCGGAGTCCGCGACTACCTCGGCGGCGTGCAGAACTCCGCCGATGACAACGGATGGGTGGGCTCGGTCGACGGCATCGACTGCTTCTACGTCGAAACGTACCTGCCCTCCACACTGATCCCGCACGACGTTGTCCCCACCGGGCCCGAGGACATCGGAATGCACCTGCTCGTCGCCCCACCCGACGGCGACGGGGTGCGCGGACTCACGAACCGGATCATGGCCGAGGTCATCGACTTCTGCATCCGCCCGATCGAACAGGGTGGCCGAGGCGGACGCCGAGTCATCGTCGAACCCGATGTGCGCAACACCGCCATCCTCGAGAAGAACCGGGCAGCTGGATTCCGCCCGGTGAGTGAGGCGACCATCATGATGGGGGAGGAGCGCAAGCGGGCCCTGATCAGCATCTGCACCCACGAGGACTTCGAATCCAGCGAGCTGGTTGCGCTTCTGGGCCGTGAGGACGTCGAAGCCGGCGTTCCCGCTCCAGGGGGAGTGCCGATTGCTGCTGACGACCGACCATCGTCGGACCTCGCGGTTCCAGAAACATACTCCCATCTAAATCCCGACACCTTCGGGGTCGCCCAACGCCACCTCGTGGCCAAGGCGCTGTCCGAGTTCGCCCACGAACGCCTCATCGCCCCGGTTCGCGCCACAGGCCCGGACGCCGGGGCCGATGACTGGGAGTTGAAGGTCGCTGACGACAGTTCTCCAGACACAGACACTGCCGCCGACGCTGTCACGTACACGTTCACCGCCCGAGTCCTGCCGCTCGAGCACTGGGTCATCGACGAGGCCAGCATCACCCGCCGCCGAGGTGACACGCAGTTGGGACTCGACGCGCAGGAACTTGTCGTCGAACTCCAGGAGGCCCTCGGCATCCCGGAGAACCTGATGTCGACTTACCTCGAGGAACTCGCGTCGACCCTGGCCAGCAGTGCCTTCAAACTCGCCGAGGCGATCAAGGGCCACCGTCCGGACTCCACAGACCTCCTGACTTCCGACTTCCAAACCACCGAGGCGGCCATGACCGAAGGCCATCCCGGGTTCATCGCGAACAACGGACGCATCGGATTCTCCCTTTCCGATTATCGGAAATGGGCCCCGGAGAACGGCCAGTCCACCCGAATCGAATGGGTGGCAGCGAGCCGTGAACACAGCCACCTCTCGGTCGGTGTCGGACTCGATGAAGCCGCACATTGCGAGTGGGCGCTGAGTGCCGAGGAGCGTGAACTCTTCGACTCACGAATCCGATCAGCCGGCCGCAACCCGGACGATTTCCATCTCCTCCCGGTCCACCCGTGGCAGGCCGACCACCGGCTCGCGATCACATTCGCCGCCGACATCGCCCGCGGCGACTTGCTGCCCCTGGGCGCTGGCCTCGAGGAGCATCAGCCGCAGCAGTCACTGCGCACCTTCTTCAACCACTCACGGGTCGACGCTCCGTATGTGAAGGTCGCGCTCGCCGTGCAGAACATGGGCTTCCTGCGCGGACTGTCCCCGAAGTACATGCGCGATACGCCGGCCATCAACGACTGGATCGCAGAGCTCGTCGGCACCGATCCCGCCTTCGGGGATGCCGGATTCCGAGTCCTGCGGGAACGCACCGCGTTGGGCTACACGGGCGATGTCTACCACCGCACGCAGGAGACGAACCCGCACCGGAAGATGCTCGCCGCTCTCTGGCGCGAGAACCCGCTGAGCGTCATCGAACCTGGTCAGAAGGTCGTCACGATGGCGGCGCTGCTGCACCGCGATCACAGGGGAGTCGCCTTTGTCAGCGAACTCATCCGCGCCTCAGGCCTTAGTCCGGAGGACTGGGTGCGCTCCTATCTGCGGGCCTATCTGCACCCGCTCGTGCACGCCCTGCTGGCCCATGATCTCGTGTTCATGCCGCACGGTGAGAACCTCATTCTCATTCTTGAGGACCATGTCGTGACCGGTGCCTTCATGAAGGACATCGGCGAAGAGGTCGCTGTCCTCGGCCACCGTGAACTGCCTGACGATGTCGAGCGGATCCGGGCGCTGGTCCCGGGGGAGGAGAAGGCACTGTCCGTGTTCACGGACATGTTCGACGGGGTGCTGCGCCACCTCGGCGGGATCCTGGATTCCGATGGTGTGCTGGGTGCACAGAAATTCTGGGCGCTGGTCGCCGAGGTGCTCGATCGTTACGAGACCGAGCATCCCGAGCTCGCCCGTGGGCTCGCCGGAGATGTGGACCTGCGGGCAGAACGCTTCGCCCATTCCTGCCTCAACCGGCTGCAGCTGCGCAATACCGTGCAGATGGTCGACATCGGCAACCAGGCCGAATCGCTGCTCTACGCCGGAACGATGAGGAACCCCGTGGCGCGTTGA
- a CDS encoding pyridoxal phosphate-dependent decarboxylase family protein: protein MTSLLSDTPTPLTDAGSARTGDAGSLTDAGSLTDAAPLSNTSLTDAASARTGDALLGAHSADAYAELMHEVVDALAQRFTDVDAPASANDRTSLEAQVAGFDLDGQGIGNLAALREADDLYARNAVWFHHPSYVAHLNCPVAVPAVAAEAMLAAINTSVDTYDQSEVATLMERRLVQWASRHVGFDTGDGIFTSGGTQSNLQALFLARENVLRDQQALRAQGVEGAQVGRGEASRRDIMSRLRILTTSQTHFSIARAAHLLGLDAEAVVSVDTDAAGRMDAEALAELMRDIDDTGGIVMAVVATAGTTDLGVIDPLASIAEICENANVWMHVDAAYGGGLLWAPRRKHLLEGIGRATSVTIDFHKTFFQPVSSSALLVRDIRLFDPTLHHNDYLNPEAEAQSAEAEPNQVDKSLQTTRRFDALKLWTTLRARGAGEIGELLDVVCDLASEVRELLEDQPDFEVLGASDLSTVLFRFSPVAADTRTADELVPMIRRVLFRSGRAAIARTTIDGTPWLKLTLLNPDTTVADITAVLDLVRATGHGILAGRHLESTTPDQERAFTSIEGGAA, encoded by the coding sequence ATGACTTCACTGCTCTCTGACACCCCAACTCCGCTGACCGACGCAGGATCAGCGCGCACCGGCGATGCTGGATCACTGACCGACGCAGGATCGCTGACTGATGCAGCTCCACTGTCGAACACGTCGCTGACCGACGCAGCCTCGGCGCGCACCGGCGACGCACTGCTGGGTGCCCACAGCGCCGACGCCTACGCCGAGCTCATGCACGAGGTCGTCGACGCACTCGCTCAGCGCTTCACCGATGTCGACGCACCCGCCTCGGCGAACGACCGCACCAGCCTCGAGGCACAGGTCGCAGGCTTCGACCTCGACGGGCAGGGCATCGGCAACCTCGCCGCCCTGCGTGAGGCCGATGACCTCTACGCCCGCAATGCCGTCTGGTTCCACCACCCCAGCTACGTCGCCCATCTCAACTGCCCGGTCGCCGTTCCCGCCGTCGCCGCCGAAGCGATGCTCGCGGCGATCAACACCTCCGTCGACACCTACGACCAATCCGAAGTCGCCACGCTCATGGAGCGCCGACTCGTGCAGTGGGCCAGCCGGCACGTCGGGTTCGACACCGGAGACGGAATCTTCACCTCGGGTGGCACCCAGTCCAACCTCCAGGCACTGTTCCTGGCCAGGGAGAACGTCCTGCGCGACCAGCAGGCACTTCGAGCACAGGGGGTCGAGGGCGCCCAGGTTGGTCGGGGTGAGGCATCACGCCGCGACATCATGTCCCGGCTGCGAATCCTCACGACGAGTCAGACTCACTTCTCGATCGCCCGCGCAGCGCACCTCCTCGGGCTCGACGCCGAGGCGGTCGTGAGCGTGGACACCGACGCCGCCGGACGCATGGACGCCGAAGCTCTGGCCGAGCTGATGCGCGACATCGACGACACCGGCGGAATCGTCATGGCCGTCGTCGCCACGGCCGGCACCACCGACCTCGGCGTCATCGACCCGCTGGCCTCCATCGCCGAAATCTGTGAAAACGCGAACGTGTGGATGCACGTCGACGCCGCATACGGCGGGGGACTGCTGTGGGCACCACGCCGCAAACACCTTCTTGAGGGCATCGGCCGGGCCACTTCGGTGACGATCGACTTCCACAAGACCTTCTTCCAGCCCGTGTCCTCGAGCGCACTGCTCGTGCGCGACATCAGACTGTTCGACCCGACGCTGCACCACAACGACTATCTCAACCCGGAAGCAGAGGCCCAGAGCGCCGAGGCAGAACCGAACCAGGTCGACAAATCGCTGCAGACTACCCGCCGCTTCGACGCCCTGAAACTGTGGACGACATTGCGTGCCCGCGGCGCCGGTGAGATCGGCGAGCTGCTCGATGTCGTGTGCGACCTGGCCTCCGAGGTCCGCGAACTCCTCGAAGACCAGCCCGACTTCGAGGTGCTGGGAGCCTCGGACCTGAGCACGGTCCTCTTCCGGTTCTCGCCGGTTGCTGCCGATACGAGGACGGCCGATGAACTGGTGCCGATGATCCGTCGCGTCCTCTTCCGCTCCGGACGCGCAGCCATCGCCCGCACCACCATCGACGGCACACCCTGGCTCAAACTCACCCTGCTCAACCCCGACACCACGGTCGCCGACATCACCGCCGTACTCGACCTCGTCCGCGCCACCGGCCACGGCATCCTCGCCGGCCGGCACCTGGAGAGCACGACCCCTGACCAGGAACGGGCATTCACCTCGATCGAAGGAGGCGCGGCATGA